One Coccinella septempunctata chromosome 1, icCocSept1.1, whole genome shotgun sequence DNA window includes the following coding sequences:
- the LOC123322573 gene encoding uncharacterized protein K02A2.6-like translates to MKERLRSKVWWPGIDREADTFVRTCDECQKVGKSITLQEMSRRTLPDGPWQDLAIDFKSLPSNKHLCVVVDYFSKFIECKVMKKTTAEATTAFLQEVFARFGYCYSITSDNGPPFNSEEFSNFCKELGIIHYTTPPYWAQANGEVERQNRSINKIIKIAMLKDKNYKRELNNYLLMYHSTPHSVTGISPAELMFNRKLRDNIPTMRERIEVPGVRERDAYQKALSSERLKYDSVPDKAFEVGDEVLVKRPFSHLKSDSKFEGDTGTVTSVDGPLVSVNTPTRSIQRHKNQVEWYDHRPTEKLREDTLPEAIKSGEGSPPAAVSSRPVRNKQKPVWQKDYDLS, encoded by the coding sequence ATGAAAGAACGCCTCAGAAGCAAGGTGTGGTGGCCTGGGATTGATAGGGAAGCAGATACATTTGTTCGCACCTGCGACGAGTGTCAGAAGGTTGGTAAGTCAATCACTTTGCAAGAGATGTCTCGTCGTACTCTCCCTGATGGACCTTGGCAGGACTTAGCCATTGATTTTAAATCATTGCCATCAAACAAACACTTATGTGTTGTAGTAGATTACTTCAGCAAATTCATCGAGTGCAAGGTCATGAAGAAGACCACAGCTGAAGCCACGACGGCATTCCTGCAAGAAGTTTTTGCGAGGTTTGGCTATTGTTATTCAATAACATCCGACAATGGTCCTCCTTTCAATTctgaagagttttcaaatttctgtaAAGAGTTAGGTATCATTCATTACACCACTCCACCTTATTGGGCTCAAGCCAATGGAGAGGTAGAAAGACAAAATCGCAGTATTAACAAGATTATCAAAATTGCTATGCTGAAAGATAAAAACTACAAGCGGGAGTTAAACAATTATCTCCTGATGTATCATTCAACTCCTCATTCTGTAACTGGTATTAGTCCGGCAGAACTCATGTTCAATCGCAAACTTCGAGACAACATTCCAACGATGAGAGAACGGATCGAAGTTCCAGGTGTTCGAGAACGTGATGCATACCAAAAGGCGTTGTCATCAGAAAGACTCAAATATGACTCAGTTCCTGACAAAGCATTTGAAGTTGGAGACGAAGTTTTGGTGAAAAGACCTTTTAGTCATCTTAAATCCGATTCCAAGTTTGAAGGGGATACAGGAACAGTTACATCAGTAGATGGTCCATTGGTCTCGGTTAATACACCTACGCGTTCAATTCAACGTCATAAAAATCAAGTGGAATGGTATGATCATCGTCCAACTGAGAAGTTAAGAGAGGATACATTACCTGAAGCGATCAAAAGTGGAGAAGGTTCACCACCTGCAGCAGTTTCGTCACGTCCAGTTCGCAATAAGCAGAAACCAGTTTGGCAGAAAGATTATGATTTGTCATAA